In Halorubellus sp. JP-L1, one DNA window encodes the following:
- a CDS encoding site-specific integrase translates to MSSDLQSIAPEHAFELYLDSRRDDAAEWTLTSHTSRLRPFVEWCDDNDIDDMNDLTGRDLYEYRVWRREGNYSEGKVEELAPKTLKTSLSTLRRFLRFCHTIEGVPEDLYLKVPIPELSRSDEVSDSKIVPERIPPILEYLTTYHYASRDHVVTLLLWHCGARNAAVRALDLQDVDLDADAPMVRFVHRPDTGTPLKNDEKSERANRLGKRVAKVLRSYIEDKRRDIQDDNGRDPLITTNQGRISRSSIRNTIYRVTRPCWIGEGCPHGKEIETCEYNTYHDASKCPSTRSPHDFRKARVTKFRNDNVPKGVVSDELDASEQILDLHYDRASQKQRAKRRFRELNR, encoded by the coding sequence ATGAGCTCCGACCTGCAGAGCATCGCCCCCGAGCACGCCTTCGAGCTCTACCTCGACTCGCGACGCGACGACGCGGCCGAGTGGACGCTGACGAGTCACACTAGCCGACTCCGGCCGTTCGTGGAGTGGTGCGACGACAACGACATCGACGACATGAACGACCTGACCGGTCGCGACCTCTACGAGTACCGCGTCTGGCGACGCGAGGGCAACTACTCCGAGGGGAAGGTCGAAGAACTCGCCCCGAAGACCCTGAAGACCTCGTTGTCGACGCTCCGGCGGTTCCTTCGGTTCTGCCACACCATCGAGGGCGTCCCCGAAGACCTCTATCTCAAGGTTCCAATTCCCGAACTCTCCCGGAGCGACGAGGTCTCGGACTCGAAGATCGTCCCCGAACGCATCCCGCCCATCCTCGAGTACCTGACGACGTACCACTACGCGAGCCGCGACCACGTCGTCACCCTGCTCCTCTGGCACTGCGGTGCGCGGAACGCGGCCGTCCGCGCCCTCGACCTCCAGGACGTCGACCTCGACGCCGACGCTCCGATGGTTCGATTCGTCCACCGACCCGACACCGGGACGCCGCTGAAGAACGACGAGAAGAGCGAGCGCGCGAACCGCCTCGGCAAGCGCGTCGCGAAAGTCCTCCGGAGCTACATCGAGGACAAGCGCCGCGACATCCAGGACGACAACGGCCGTGACCCGCTCATCACCACGAACCAGGGCCGCATCTCGCGGTCCAGCATCCGGAACACCATCTACCGCGTCACGCGCCCGTGCTGGATCGGCGAGGGCTGCCCGCACGGCAAAGAGATCGAGACCTGCGAGTACAACACCTACCACGACGCCTCGAAGTGCCCGAGCACCCGCAGTCCCCACGACTTCCGGAAGGCTCGCGTCACCAAGTTCCGGAACGACAACGTCCCGAAGGGCGTCGTCTCCGACGAGCTCGACGCCAGCGAACAGATCCTCGACCTGCACTACGACCGTGCCAGCCAGAAACAACGTGCGAAGCGACGCTTCCGCGAACTCAACAGATGA
- a CDS encoding ArsR family transcriptional regulator — protein MTPVDRDILELFENQGGSDELRLTPRVVAANTDWGRDAIRKHLLTLRDADLLEYYDEDAGLYQLSERGRAYLAGEVDVEELEDDDDE, from the coding sequence ATGACTCCTGTTGACCGCGATATTTTGGAGTTGTTCGAGAATCAGGGAGGGTCAGACGAACTACGATTGACTCCTCGGGTTGTAGCAGCCAACACCGATTGGGGGAGGGACGCGATTCGAAAACACCTTTTGACCCTCCGGGACGCCGATTTGCTCGAATACTACGACGAGGATGCTGGACTCTACCAACTCTCAGAACGCGGGCGGGCGTACCTCGCTGGCGAGGTCGACGTCGAGGAGCTCGAGGACGACGACGACGAGTGA
- a CDS encoding O-methyltransferase — protein sequence MPKAFEEINYRLRPAKSVERNMMTDLLLRIPSVQPMSRYRYIGFGSPFFTDVKSFHEKLHIDDIISIEREDDERERFEFNKPFDCVDLRFGKSTEVLPEIEWDEPTILWLDYTDQLTTYMLSDIREFVTNAPEDSLLFVTINAHPSTPNPSGDDGDNLTMMEKLEENLSREVIPEDVTRKDLRGWGYGKVCRRIMLNQIQEKFLPTRNAGTTESDLRFEQLLNIRYSDGAKMRTVGGILTRSDITQTELGPNLDEISYVKRGTEAYNLKTPTLTFDEMRSLNKQLPTDPSNIDSHAPNRHVERYAELYRYFPKFVESEI from the coding sequence ATGCCAAAGGCGTTTGAGGAGATCAATTACAGGCTAAGGCCTGCGAAAAGTGTAGAGAGAAACATGATGACCGATCTCCTCCTGCGTATACCTTCGGTGCAGCCCATGAGTCGTTACCGCTATATCGGATTTGGATCCCCATTCTTCACTGACGTAAAATCGTTCCATGAGAAGCTACACATAGATGATATAATTAGCATCGAACGGGAAGATGATGAGCGGGAGAGGTTCGAATTCAATAAACCATTCGACTGTGTCGACTTGAGATTCGGAAAGTCGACAGAGGTCCTCCCAGAGATAGAATGGGACGAACCAACGATCCTTTGGTTAGACTATACTGATCAACTCACTACATATATGCTGTCTGATATAAGAGAATTCGTTACTAATGCCCCCGAAGATAGCTTACTGTTCGTAACTATAAACGCTCATCCGAGTACGCCGAACCCCTCTGGAGATGATGGCGATAACCTAACTATGATGGAGAAGCTGGAGGAAAATCTTTCACGGGAGGTAATACCGGAAGACGTAACCAGAAAGGATCTCCGAGGATGGGGCTATGGAAAGGTCTGCAGGAGGATTATGTTAAACCAAATTCAAGAAAAATTCCTTCCTACGCGAAATGCCGGAACAACCGAGTCAGATTTGAGGTTTGAGCAACTGCTGAACATCAGATATAGCGACGGGGCGAAAATGAGGACTGTTGGAGGGATTCTTACACGGAGTGATATTACCCAAACAGAATTAGGTCCGAACCTTGACGAAATCTCGTATGTTAAACGAGGAACGGAGGCCTACAACCTTAAAACTCCCACCCTCACCTTTGACGAAATGAGGAGCTTGAACAAGCAACTCCCAACAGATCCGAGCAATATTGATTCCCATGCCCCAAACCGCCACGTGGAACGGTATGCCGAACTATACCGATATTTTCCCAAATTTGTAGAATCCGAGATCTAG
- a CDS encoding VWA domain-containing protein, with translation MYQTRHSSDGTDNRAASALVGLVLLFGLVIAGAGIIFWAGMDAQQSVQSTAEVDTAETSLQEVSSTLSTLSFKGDDSVTEFDLSGKDSSDASIENDGEVQFTVHGLEDSCSADVDLGSIVYETDDGGTVAYQAGGVFKQTESGTTIVQSPSLQYRTRNLDGRELNTLQFPVTNVSGDVDSSGTVTAETAGGGDDALATELCLAGENTDQIQWVQSITITVEGSDYQAGWKRYFEREFVDESPDHVSATVVESGDEVSVTAPLGAGVIPEQFPVDDATIYGGMMMGSSSGTIDVQAGNPSQADVDSYDSTDGPYPVSKGKHGHVLTRGNVEITANSGTIEGTVVAEGDVEFSGGACGNGDDEYCIDGDVYHDGTIDESPSKTLVNGTKTNSATLPDLDPMDDRIELTIDVTEDDNHNDRDDVTAIDADSETLHAGDVTLSDGVYHLQELTVADGDTLTLDASSGDVVIAVEDGVTIEGDVEVEGDGQVRTFVGADSDHVTVGEDASVTVRDADGDRTHRSNAFWLVCKAGCQATFEGSPGASSDGAEFTGVVYGPGGTGNVELQTDSEVYGALVAGTVTFDQAYFHLDQGLPSTAVDVDGDGDPDLGGDAGDEGGDDGDGPDEFECSETDDGYDCSVTYDEDENALVVNQSQAEVTLLGSRIAEPKLERIETDVRNPMNISLVIDDSGSMNHLTNYGKYNDGEKTYEHVSGAHSLWSYSSWSPEKSVSAASYASAGEDGPAAGSNEQWEVTTESCIGGFCWSSTETLNPGETAELEPSDTVQKRTFGEETTTVPEGYAYVGDDDGDGDIEGDIPASRVYYPGETISGTDHDYYHEIRIDGNDPSFERLDAAQQFVGAMNDTKDRLSVVRFWGVEPNEQAQTKISQSSDFGAVNGTLDTDAATWESSSGTPMLKALNAGISDVETDKTRDDGKNVTETVVLLTDGRPSDDSAANLQAIRDAASAAHENGIRIYVVALGDEGDYNKALLEDIANVDGENPDRVGKVYEVDNADDLSETFQRAANDSQESTRNVIEYKNTTTSVNVGGSDVDFGSNTNDPTDTGYTSIPLDSALDPGDLVHFAVSTRTCADYENLGAVNDTSDVQETRCAGTNGTANQTTHDSETQHKIYTNGDDVPELDASAWYVEERYDETTVEEIVEAYDPSITNGDTFSLPENDAIVVVEVDDGDSGTPDFMVLYFDASTYDPDEDDAPDGDEAPDDDDTGSTDGTRNGYVIDVGSKDVNVSSSDPRVLSGNPSLGSPTSSSDDSPSWPPRSTQYVNARD, from the coding sequence ATGTATCAAACCCGGCACTCCAGTGACGGAACCGACAATCGAGCAGCGTCCGCACTCGTCGGCCTGGTCCTCCTCTTCGGCCTCGTCATCGCGGGTGCCGGCATCATCTTCTGGGCGGGCATGGACGCACAGCAGTCCGTCCAGTCCACGGCCGAAGTAGACACCGCAGAGACGTCCCTTCAGGAGGTCAGCAGTACGCTCTCCACGCTCTCGTTCAAGGGCGACGACTCCGTCACGGAGTTCGACCTCAGCGGGAAGGACTCGAGCGACGCGTCCATCGAGAACGACGGCGAAGTACAGTTCACGGTTCACGGCCTCGAGGACTCCTGTTCCGCCGACGTCGACCTCGGTTCGATCGTCTACGAGACCGACGACGGTGGAACGGTGGCCTACCAGGCCGGAGGTGTATTCAAGCAGACCGAGTCCGGAACCACGATCGTTCAGAGTCCGTCGCTCCAGTACCGAACCCGGAACCTCGATGGTCGTGAACTCAATACGCTCCAGTTCCCGGTCACGAACGTGTCAGGCGACGTCGACTCGTCCGGGACCGTGACGGCAGAGACCGCCGGAGGCGGAGACGACGCTCTCGCGACGGAACTCTGCCTCGCGGGCGAGAACACCGACCAGATCCAGTGGGTCCAGAGCATCACCATCACTGTCGAGGGGAGCGACTATCAGGCGGGCTGGAAGCGGTACTTCGAGCGAGAGTTCGTCGACGAGTCACCGGACCACGTCTCGGCGACCGTCGTCGAGAGCGGGGACGAGGTCTCCGTGACGGCGCCCCTGGGAGCGGGCGTCATCCCCGAACAGTTCCCGGTCGACGACGCGACGATCTACGGCGGGATGATGATGGGGTCCTCGAGCGGGACGATCGACGTCCAGGCGGGGAACCCGAGTCAGGCCGACGTGGACAGCTACGATTCGACCGACGGCCCATATCCAGTCTCGAAGGGGAAGCACGGGCACGTACTCACGCGAGGGAACGTCGAGATAACGGCGAACAGTGGCACCATCGAGGGAACGGTCGTCGCCGAGGGTGACGTCGAGTTCTCGGGTGGAGCCTGCGGCAACGGCGACGACGAGTACTGCATCGACGGCGACGTCTATCACGACGGGACGATAGACGAGAGCCCTAGCAAGACGCTCGTCAACGGCACGAAGACGAACTCGGCCACGCTCCCCGATCTCGACCCCATGGACGACCGCATCGAGCTGACGATCGACGTCACCGAAGACGACAATCACAACGACCGCGACGACGTCACCGCGATCGACGCCGACAGCGAGACGCTCCACGCCGGGGACGTGACGCTCTCCGACGGCGTCTACCACCTCCAGGAACTCACGGTCGCGGACGGTGACACGCTCACGCTCGACGCGAGCAGCGGGGACGTCGTCATCGCCGTCGAGGACGGCGTCACCATCGAGGGCGACGTCGAAGTCGAGGGCGATGGACAGGTCCGTACGTTCGTCGGTGCGGACAGCGATCACGTCACCGTCGGCGAGGACGCGTCGGTGACCGTTCGCGACGCCGACGGCGACCGAACGCACCGCTCGAACGCATTCTGGCTCGTCTGCAAGGCCGGCTGCCAGGCCACGTTCGAGGGGAGTCCCGGCGCCTCCAGTGACGGAGCCGAGTTCACGGGCGTCGTCTACGGCCCGGGAGGAACCGGGAACGTCGAACTCCAGACGGACAGCGAGGTGTACGGTGCGCTCGTCGCCGGCACCGTCACGTTCGACCAGGCGTACTTCCACTTAGACCAGGGCCTCCCGTCGACCGCCGTGGACGTCGACGGCGACGGCGACCCCGACCTCGGCGGCGACGCCGGTGACGAAGGCGGCGACGACGGCGACGGGCCCGACGAATTCGAGTGCTCCGAGACCGACGACGGCTACGACTGCTCGGTCACGTACGACGAGGACGAGAACGCGCTCGTCGTCAACCAGTCCCAGGCCGAGGTCACGCTCCTCGGGTCGCGCATCGCCGAACCGAAACTCGAGCGAATCGAGACCGACGTCCGGAACCCGATGAACATCTCCCTCGTCATCGACGACTCCGGGTCGATGAACCACCTCACCAACTACGGGAAGTATAACGATGGAGAGAAGACGTACGAGCACGTCTCTGGCGCTCACTCGCTATGGAGTTACAGTTCCTGGTCCCCGGAGAAATCCGTTTCCGCCGCATCCTACGCGTCCGCTGGCGAAGACGGGCCTGCAGCGGGAAGTAACGAACAGTGGGAAGTCACCACTGAGAGCTGCATTGGCGGATTCTGCTGGTCCTCTACGGAAACGTTGAACCCTGGCGAAACGGCAGAGCTCGAGCCGAGTGATACGGTACAGAAACGGACGTTCGGCGAAGAGACGACGACCGTTCCCGAGGGGTACGCGTACGTAGGCGACGACGACGGCGACGGCGACATCGAGGGAGACATCCCTGCTTCGAGAGTCTACTATCCCGGTGAGACCATCTCGGGCACCGACCACGACTACTACCACGAGATACGGATCGACGGCAACGACCCCTCTTTCGAGCGGCTCGACGCAGCCCAGCAGTTCGTCGGCGCAATGAACGACACGAAGGACCGCCTCAGCGTCGTCCGGTTCTGGGGCGTCGAACCGAACGAGCAAGCGCAAACGAAGATCTCACAGTCGTCGGACTTCGGCGCCGTCAACGGCACGCTCGATACGGACGCGGCAACGTGGGAGTCCAGTAGCGGAACGCCGATGTTGAAGGCGCTGAACGCCGGTATCTCGGACGTCGAGACGGACAAGACGCGCGACGACGGCAAGAACGTCACCGAGACCGTCGTATTACTGACCGACGGTCGACCGTCCGACGATTCCGCCGCGAACCTGCAGGCCATCCGAGACGCTGCATCAGCCGCTCACGAGAACGGCATCCGAATCTACGTCGTCGCACTCGGCGACGAAGGAGACTACAACAAAGCGTTGCTGGAAGACATCGCGAACGTCGACGGCGAGAACCCCGACCGCGTCGGCAAGGTCTACGAGGTCGACAACGCGGACGACCTCTCGGAGACCTTCCAACGAGCGGCGAACGACAGCCAAGAGAGTACGAGGAACGTCATCGAGTACAAGAACACGACGACGTCCGTGAACGTCGGCGGGAGTGACGTGGACTTCGGTTCGAACACGAACGACCCAACGGACACGGGGTACACGTCGATCCCCCTCGATTCAGCGCTCGACCCCGGTGACCTCGTGCACTTCGCGGTGTCGACGCGTACGTGTGCGGACTACGAGAACCTCGGCGCCGTCAACGACACGAGCGACGTCCAGGAGACGCGGTGCGCCGGGACGAACGGGACCGCGAACCAGACCACGCACGACTCCGAAACGCAACACAAGATATACACGAACGGCGACGACGTCCCCGAACTCGACGCCAGCGCGTGGTACGTGGAGGAACGGTACGACGAGACCACCGTCGAGGAGATCGTCGAAGCATACGACCCGAGCATCACGAACGGCGATACGTTCAGCCTCCCCGAGAACGACGCCATCGTCGTCGTCGAGGTAGACGACGGTGACAGCGGGACGCCCGACTTCATGGTCCTATACTTCGACGCGAGCACGTACGACCCCGACGAGGACGACGCACCCGACGGCGACGAGGCACCCGACGACGACGACACCGGATCGACCGACGGCACCCGGAACGGCTACGTCATCGACGTCGGATCGAAAGACGTCAACGTCTCCTCGAGCGACCCCCGGGTACTGTCGGGGAATCCCTCTCTCGGTTCACCGACGTCGTCTTCGGACGATAGCCCATCGTGGCCGCCCCGCTCGACACAGTACGTCAACGCACGAGACTGA
- a CDS encoding Cdc6/Cdc18 family protein, giving the protein MIQNGRALRQEHVPSELVHRDGEIDALTAALGGGRSNLFEDVIVTGPSGAGKTSTTRYVLRKLEEARLDVETGFVDCIGANSSTGALAGLVRASDRSAPLDPRANARTVLIERLREMDKEFVAVLDEADVLEDKQIIQALYSVPNVTTALVCVNYDDLLINCDTRIQKRIRTFRHVEFDSYGDDQLADILSKRAEVGLLPGSIDEETIWYIADKAAGDARLAIAILRRAAKQCFDLRDEEIMIDVVDDVADAARNEIASRYIEKLSTHQRILYEVVREEGPIQAGDLYAEYRKRATDPKADRTLRSYLNSMQREGLVEKEGGGRYTEYDLV; this is encoded by the coding sequence ATGATACAGAACGGTCGCGCTCTCCGACAGGAGCACGTCCCGAGCGAGCTCGTACACCGCGACGGTGAGATCGACGCGCTCACCGCGGCGCTCGGTGGTGGACGGAGCAATCTGTTCGAGGACGTCATCGTCACCGGTCCGTCCGGCGCTGGGAAGACGTCGACGACCCGGTACGTTCTACGGAAGCTCGAGGAGGCGAGACTCGACGTCGAGACCGGGTTCGTGGACTGCATCGGGGCGAACTCGAGTACGGGCGCGCTCGCCGGCCTCGTTCGTGCGTCCGACCGGAGCGCTCCCCTGGATCCGCGAGCGAACGCGCGGACGGTCTTGATCGAGCGGCTACGCGAGATGGACAAGGAGTTTGTCGCCGTTCTGGACGAAGCCGACGTCCTCGAGGACAAGCAGATCATCCAGGCGCTCTACAGCGTGCCGAACGTGACGACCGCGCTGGTCTGCGTGAACTACGACGACCTCCTCATCAACTGCGACACGCGAATCCAGAAGCGCATCCGGACGTTCCGGCACGTCGAGTTCGACTCGTACGGCGACGACCAGCTCGCCGACATCCTCTCGAAGCGCGCCGAGGTCGGACTTCTCCCAGGCTCCATCGACGAGGAGACGATCTGGTACATCGCGGATAAGGCCGCCGGCGATGCACGCCTCGCCATCGCGATACTCCGGCGCGCCGCGAAACAGTGCTTCGACCTCCGTGACGAGGAGATCATGATCGACGTCGTCGACGACGTCGCCGACGCCGCACGGAACGAGATCGCCTCCAGGTACATCGAGAAACTGAGTACGCACCAACGCATCCTCTACGAGGTCGTCCGGGAGGAGGGCCCGATCCAGGCGGGCGACCTGTATGCGGAGTACCGCAAGCGTGCGACGGATCCGAAGGCTGATCGCACGCTTCGGAGTTACCTCAACTCGATGCAGCGCGAGGGGCTCGTCGAGAAGGAGGGTGGTGGCAGATATACAGAATACGACCTCGTTTGA
- a CDS encoding DNA cytosine methyltransferase, which produces MTTNQVGVVDLYCGVGGFSLGFEVADLSTTVAVDKDETILSTYKENFPDTIAKQLDLGTCETTDILRDTGLCKGDVDIVIGGPPCQGFSVMGKRDSDDDRNDLLLSFADHVVELSPDYFVMENVDGLLQGEARDYLDEFLGIIRDGGFEVREPIKVLNAADFGVPQNRKRLFLLGNKEGLPQLNYPMEDEESPSVEEAFKDLPEGLNDLSLENGQYKGPLNAPSDYVKEINSWEPLASDTPNGLTSLETVNHSEEVQERYENTEPGTYEDVSRYRRLESCNPSTTLRAGSSRDRGTHTAARPIHPTEPRVISVREAGRLQSFPDWFQFHETKYYGMRQIGNSVPPLLASKLGERVKRVLDDEVTKTAI; this is translated from the coding sequence ATGACTACAAACCAGGTCGGCGTGGTGGACCTTTATTGTGGTGTTGGTGGTTTTTCTCTTGGGTTTGAAGTAGCAGACCTCTCGACAACAGTTGCGGTCGATAAGGATGAGACGATCCTCTCGACATACAAGGAAAACTTTCCAGACACTATTGCGAAGCAACTTGACTTAGGTACTTGCGAGACGACAGATATCCTACGAGATACTGGACTCTGCAAGGGAGACGTGGATATAGTGATTGGTGGACCACCATGTCAGGGCTTCTCAGTGATGGGGAAACGAGATAGCGACGATGATCGAAATGATTTACTCCTGAGCTTTGCCGACCACGTAGTCGAATTGTCGCCCGATTACTTCGTCATGGAAAACGTAGACGGGCTACTCCAAGGAGAGGCACGTGATTACTTAGATGAATTTCTAGGAATCATCAGGGATGGTGGGTTTGAGGTTCGTGAACCGATTAAAGTTCTGAATGCTGCAGACTTCGGTGTCCCTCAAAACCGAAAGCGCCTCTTCCTGTTGGGGAATAAGGAAGGCTTGCCTCAGCTTAACTATCCTATGGAGGACGAAGAAAGCCCCTCTGTAGAAGAAGCGTTCAAAGATCTGCCAGAGGGGTTGAATGACCTTTCGCTAGAGAATGGGCAATATAAAGGTCCACTCAATGCGCCGTCCGACTATGTCAAAGAGATCAATTCTTGGGAGCCGCTGGCCTCTGATACCCCAAATGGACTTACATCACTTGAAACGGTCAATCATTCCGAAGAAGTCCAAGAGCGATATGAGAATACTGAACCTGGAACGTATGAAGATGTCAGTCGGTACCGTCGGCTAGAATCGTGTAATCCCTCTACGACTCTCCGTGCTGGTTCGAGCAGAGATAGAGGAACACATACAGCTGCAAGACCAATACATCCGACTGAGCCCCGAGTTATTTCTGTTCGAGAAGCTGGTCGCCTGCAATCGTTCCCGGACTGGTTCCAATTCCACGAAACCAAATATTACGGGATGCGGCAAATTGGGAACTCCGTACCACCGTTACTTGCCTCAAAATTGGGCGAAAGGGTAAAGAGGGTGTTAGATGATGAAGTTACCAAGACAGCGATTTGA
- a CDS encoding ATP-binding protein, which yields MNDSNPPEANATPVKEFFVDILTQDVELVDTIPEFVDNSIDGAARQVSETTEYPNYRCVIDMDSSSLEITDNCGGIPLEVAEEYAFRFGRPDGLDREMPSKIGEFGIGMKRSLFKIGSYFEIESKTSDSHYRIEVNIEDWLNDKEKWDFPIEMLDEQSDGELDEEGTRILITDLRDKPSEKFGDESFESELAEKLTSKNRQYLNWGFEVILNRQNLTYRQMEIFQSDELEPAYDEFTFHTKDGDVDVKIVCGLGDKSNQEGGWYVFCNGRLVLEADDTATTGWTGEKSVEFLPKFHGQFNRFRGMVYFESDQSGTLPWNTTKTGVNEDSEVFQKARQKMISMARPVINFLNTVRDQQRELEDEDEEPELEKRVTQSEKTDIMSVESEDTQNFKGPSPKEEEEESADDTSPGTVRYTKPKKELERAMEELEVSSYRAVGEATFDYFWELEGMEE from the coding sequence ATGAATGACAGCAATCCCCCGGAAGCAAACGCGACGCCAGTCAAAGAATTTTTCGTAGACATACTAACACAGGACGTGGAATTGGTCGATACAATTCCAGAATTTGTTGATAATAGCATTGATGGGGCTGCTAGGCAGGTTTCGGAAACGACCGAATATCCCAACTATCGTTGCGTCATCGATATGGACTCTTCCTCTTTGGAGATCACAGACAATTGTGGGGGCATCCCTCTGGAAGTCGCCGAGGAATATGCATTCCGGTTCGGTCGACCCGATGGACTTGATCGTGAGATGCCCTCAAAAATTGGGGAATTCGGGATTGGAATGAAGAGATCACTATTCAAAATAGGCTCCTACTTTGAGATCGAATCCAAAACATCGGATTCTCACTACAGGATTGAGGTTAACATTGAGGATTGGTTGAATGACAAAGAAAAGTGGGACTTTCCCATTGAGATGCTCGACGAACAGTCTGACGGAGAATTAGATGAGGAAGGCACGCGAATTCTGATCACTGACCTCAGAGACAAACCGAGCGAAAAATTCGGGGATGAATCATTTGAAAGTGAACTCGCAGAAAAACTCACTTCGAAAAATAGGCAATATCTGAACTGGGGTTTCGAGGTAATTTTGAATCGGCAAAACTTGACGTATAGACAAATGGAAATCTTCCAATCAGACGAGCTTGAACCAGCATACGACGAATTCACCTTCCATACCAAAGACGGTGATGTTGATGTGAAGATTGTATGTGGACTCGGTGACAAGTCCAATCAAGAAGGTGGGTGGTACGTATTCTGCAATGGTCGTCTTGTGCTGGAAGCTGACGATACGGCAACGACTGGTTGGACTGGAGAGAAATCAGTCGAGTTCCTTCCAAAGTTCCACGGTCAATTTAACCGGTTCCGAGGGATGGTGTACTTCGAGAGTGATCAATCTGGCACATTACCCTGGAATACGACCAAGACGGGCGTAAACGAGGATTCAGAGGTGTTCCAAAAAGCTCGACAAAAGATGATTTCTATGGCTAGGCCAGTAATCAATTTCTTGAACACAGTAAGAGATCAACAGAGAGAGTTAGAAGATGAAGATGAGGAACCCGAGTTAGAGAAGAGGGTAACTCAATCCGAAAAAACGGATATCATGAGCGTCGAATCAGAGGATACTCAGAATTTCAAAGGTCCCTCCCCAAAGGAAGAAGAGGAAGAAAGCGCAGATGATACCTCACCGGGAACGGTTCGTTATACGAAGCCGAAGAAGGAATTAGAAAGAGCAATGGAGGAACTTGAAGTAAGTTCTTATCGAGCAGTCGGTGAGGCGACCTTTGACTACTTCTGGGAACTGGAAGGGATGGAGGAGTAA
- a CDS encoding glutathione S-transferase family protein has product MNMLVDGEWRTGAYESTNDDGEFDRQETSFRDWIQDDPSARFPPEANRYHLYVSRACPWAHRAAMTRAILGLEDVVSMDVVDPYRDADGWQFTPSKDDCTEDTVTGADYLREVYTAADDDFTGRVTVPVLWDREEETVVNNESEEIVKMLADAFGEFASNDVDLYPEGRRDEVDAVIDAIYEPINNGVYRAGFAGSQSAHEAAVEELFEALEHWNDVLSDQRWLVEDRFTLADVCLFTTLVRFDEVYHTHFKCNVARVTDFDALWGHTRDVYQTPGVAATVNMDHVKEHYYTTHTDLNPTQLVPVGPGPAFDAPHDRDALAGVAPLSE; this is encoded by the coding sequence ATGAACATGCTCGTTGACGGCGAGTGGCGGACGGGCGCCTACGAGTCGACGAACGACGACGGCGAGTTCGACCGACAGGAGACCTCGTTCCGCGACTGGATCCAGGACGACCCGAGCGCGCGGTTCCCCCCGGAGGCGAACCGATACCATCTGTACGTGTCTCGTGCGTGCCCGTGGGCGCACCGGGCGGCGATGACGCGAGCCATCCTCGGGCTGGAGGACGTCGTCTCGATGGACGTCGTCGACCCGTACCGCGACGCCGACGGCTGGCAGTTCACGCCCTCGAAGGACGACTGCACGGAAGACACGGTGACGGGTGCGGACTATCTCCGAGAGGTGTACACGGCCGCTGACGACGACTTCACTGGTCGCGTGACGGTTCCCGTGCTCTGGGATCGCGAGGAGGAGACGGTCGTGAACAACGAGTCCGAGGAGATCGTCAAGATGCTCGCGGACGCGTTCGGCGAGTTCGCGTCGAACGACGTCGACCTCTACCCCGAGGGGCGACGGGACGAGGTCGACGCCGTGATCGACGCCATCTACGAGCCGATCAACAACGGCGTCTACCGCGCCGGATTTGCGGGGAGTCAATCCGCGCACGAGGCGGCCGTCGAGGAGCTGTTCGAGGCGCTCGAGCACTGGAACGACGTCCTGTCCGACCAGCGCTGGCTCGTCGAGGACCGGTTCACGCTCGCGGACGTCTGCCTGTTCACGACGCTCGTCCGCTTCGACGAGGTCTATCACACGCACTTCAAGTGCAACGTCGCTCGCGTGACGGACTTCGACGCGCTCTGGGGTCACACGCGTGACGTCTACCAGACGCCTGGCGTCGCCGCGACGGTGAACATGGACCACGTCAAGGAGCACTACTACACGACGCACACGGACCTCAACCCGACGCAACTGGTGCCAGTCGGTCCCGGTCCGGCGTTCGACGCCCCGCACGATCGGGACGCGCTCGCTGGTGTGGCCCCGCTCTCAGAGTGA